One window of Plasmodium falciparum 3D7 genome assembly, chromosome: 7 genomic DNA carries:
- a CDS encoding exosome complex component CSL4, putative, which translates to MNFEDDDDIVIPGEFLGLQAEYINGNNTYLLKDEIRSSILGQKIINKNNDKKTIISVYNLKPPSLYLPKIGDIVICKVQRVSFHMIYCYILSSHNIFTKNALKGFILKSDIHINEGELGDNFICFKQGDIIKAKVLSIGQYSSYKLSTVGSELGVIAAFNQKGEILRPVAWNLVLNINDMTFERRKASNDFSLLL; encoded by the exons atgaattttgAAGATGACGATGATATTGTTATACCAGGAGAGTTCTTAGGTTTACAAGCTGAATATATAAACggtaataatacatatttattaaaagatgaAATAAGATCAAGTATACTTGgtcaaaaaattataaataaaaataatgacaaGAAAACAATTATAAGTGTATATAATTTGAAACCACCTTCTTTATATCTTCCCAAAATAGGGGATATAGTAATATGTAAAGTACAACGTGTATCATTCCATAtgatatattgttatattctTTCatcacataatatatttacaaaaaacgCATTAAAAggatttatattaaaaagtgatatacatataaatgaagGAGAGTTAGGCGATAATTTTATATGCTTTAAACAAggagatataataaaagctAAAGTTTTGTCCATAGGACAATATTCATCTTATAAATTATCGACGGTTGGTTCAGAACTAGGAGTCATAGCAGCATTTAACCAAAAgg gcgAAATATTAAGACCAGTCGCTTGGAACCTCGTATTAAACATAAATGACATGACCTTTGAAAGAAGAAAAGCTTCAAACGATTTTTCTCTCCtcctttaa
- a CDS encoding pre-rRNA-processing protein ESF2, putative, whose protein sequence is MDEKEDENKIVDERFQLNDKLWQEVKREESKRGIIYLSYVPIGLSVSKIREIFCKYGDVDKIHLNKINEEDMNIMSKGKNEVKKEKKKRNKNKYQDGYIEFLNKKDAIKVESLLNNQPIGGKKRKNILREHFWHIKYIKNMTWNDLISSVLFRNISRKDKLQYSLKNMYKSYDQFLENNINDHNKKTKKRKYSSDPKGTKKLNFLTIKKSKEGNEEKNNMNLETMKNITHEEKNVNNEIKDKGKTVSSNLLKCFM, encoded by the coding sequence ATGGACGAAAAGGAAGATGAAAACAAAATTGTAGACGAACGATTTCAATTGAATGACAAGTTATGGCAAGAAGTAAAAAGAGAAGAGTCAAAAAGaggaataatttatttatcttaTGTTCCCATTGGATTGAGTGTATCTAAAATAAGagaaatattttgtaaatatggTGATGTGGATAAAAtccatttaaataaaataaatgaagagGATATGAATATTATGTCCAAAGGGAAAAATGaagtaaaaaaagaaaagaaaaaaagaaataaaaataaatatcaagATGGATATATAGAATttctaaataaaaaagatgcTATAAAAGTAGAaagtttattaaataatcaaCCTATTGGagggaaaaaaagaaaaaatatattaagagAACATTTTTggcatattaaatatataaagaatatgacATGGAATGATTTAATTTCTTCTGTTCTTTTTAGGAATATATCAAGAAAAGACAAATTACaatattctttaaaaaatatgtataaaagtTATGATCaatttttagaaaataatataaacgaCCATAATAAGAAGacgaagaaaagaaaatattcatCAGATCCAAAAGGCaccaaaaaattaaactttcttacaataaaaaaaagtaaagaaggaaatgaagaaaaaaataatatgaacctTGAAACCATGAAGAATATAACGCACGaggaaaaaaatgtaaacaaTGAGATTAAAGATAAGGGGAAAACAGTTTCATCTAATTTGTTAAAATGTTTTATGtaa
- a CDS encoding apoptosis-inducing factor, putative, protein MRRNLLSLNGKISTIIKSDKLKTRGISSYNILKNNINVSLERKNKNRFFFSSLKGHQKIGGGVLNSYDIFLIISLLAVPTILNNKFGKMSNSIANCSNVEKVFLIKSNELQDGEMKEIKVHEEKDTVLLVRVNNKYYCLGPKCPHYSAPLKSGVLTNEYITCPWHDAKFDIKTGECINGPSFDDIPKYEVVIEGNEVYALLPKKLEIFEKKRICECKGSCEKKNILIVGGGAATLGALETFLKLGYNGKLIICSKDAYKPYDRPTLSKNVSNCNNCDELYEEIKLKEDSYYNKSNIIYKNNVYVEKVDTENKKAHLNNGEIINFDKILITTGISPSPSPMKNMNLDNLFTLHNLSDNIKIGEYAKEGSKCVIIGSSFIACELSSALKKKNVNVTLISKDDVPFYGSFGEKIGNIVLNILKEKNIKFYPSMHPTEYIIDKRFFSRKSGNIIHGVRLNNGEVINCDYVIEALGCIPNSDFLDEKYKNVNNFIEVDKHFKVKNSDNMYAAGDVCTFPYFLTDEMVNICHWNVAIQQGRIAAHNMLRDDKKEFNFIPFFNTNIFGKNFRYSGYVKNYDKIIYEGDLLKHNFIGYFVKNDKVASIITLGNNKMASLNECMAKNKVPKVYELEGGLKNSDSMIASLKI, encoded by the exons atgagaagGAATCTTTTAAGCTTAAATGGAAAAATAAGTACTATCATTAAAAGTGACAAATTGAAAACAAGAGGGATATCATCATacaacatattaaaaaacaatattaatGTTTCattagaaagaaaaaataagaatagattttttttttcatcattaaaGGGTCATCAAAAAATAGGAGGAGGTGTTTTAAATagttatgatatatttttgattatatctttattagcAGTACCAACTATATTAAATAACAAATTTGGTAAAATGTCAAATAGTATAGCAAATTGTTCGAATGTTGAAAaggtatttttaataaaatcgAATGAATTGCAAGATGGTgaaatgaaagaaataaaagtaCATGAAGAGAAGGATACAGTCTTATTAGTAcgtgtaaataataaatattattgtttagGACCCAAATGCCCTCATTATAGTGCTCCGTTAAAATCTGGTGTTTtaacaaatgaatatattacgTGCCCATGGCATGATGCTAAATTTGATATAAAAACAGGAGAATGTATTAATGGTCCGTCATTTGATGACATACCAAAATATGAAGTTGTAATTGAAGGTAATGAAGTATATGCTTTATTACCAAAGAAATTAGAAATTtttgaaaagaaaagaatatgTGAATGTAAAGGAAgctgtgaaaaaaaaaatatattaattgtaGGAGGTGGTGCTGCTACCTTAGGTGCATTAgaaacatttttaaaattaggATATAATGGAAAATTAATCATATGTAGTAAAGATGCTTATAAACCATATGATAGACCAACGCTATCTAAAAATGTATCGAATTGTAATAATTGTGACGAAttatatgaagaaataaaattaaaagaagattcctattataacaaaagtaatataatatataaaaataatgtatatgtaGAAAAGGTTGAtacagaaaataaaaaagcacatttaaataatggtgaaattataaattttgataAGATATTAATTACTACTGGTATAAGCCCATCCCCATCACCTATGAAGAATATGAATTTAGATAATTTATTTACCTTACATAATTTAAGTGACAATATTAAAATTGGTGAATATGCAAAAGAAGGATCGAAATGTGTTATTATTGGTTCCTCATTTATAGCATGTGAACTTTCTTCTgctttgaaaaaaaaaaatgttaacgTAACTTTAATATCTAAAGATGATGTACCTTTTTATGGATCCTTTGGTGAGAAAATTGGGAATATCGTGCTTaacattttaaaagaaaaaaatattaaattctaTCCATCTATGCATCCAAcagaatatataatagacAAAAGATTTTTCAGCAGAAAAAGTGGTAACATAATTCATGGAGTAAGGTTAAATAATGGTGAAGTTATAAATTGCGATTATGTTATTGAAGCTTTAGGATGTATACCTAATTCTGACTTTTtagatgaaaaatataaaaatgtgaaTAATTTTATTGAGGTTGATAAGCATTTCAAGGTAAAAAATTCTGATAACATGTATGCTGCTGGAGATGTGTGTACTTTTCCTTATTTCTTGACAG ATGAGATGGTAAATATTTGTCACTGGAATGTTGCCATACAACAAGGAAGAATAGCTGCACACAATATGTTAAGAGACGACAAAAAGGAATTTAACTTTATACCCTTTTTTAATACAAACATTTTTGGAAAAAATTTCCGATATAGTGGATATGTGAAGAActatgataaaataatatatgaaggAGATTTACTTAAACATAATTTTATTGGATACTTTGTTAAAAATGATAAGGTTGCATCAATTATAACATTAGGAAATAACAAAATGGCATCTTTAAATGAATGTATGGCAAAAAATAAAGTTCCTAAAGTTTACGAATTAGAAGGAGGCTTAAAAAATAGTGACAGTATGATAGCTTcactaaaaatataa